In Anopheles gambiae chromosome 2, idAnoGambNW_F1_1, whole genome shotgun sequence, a single window of DNA contains:
- the LOC3291042 gene encoding cyclin-dependent kinase 2 — protein MLLKYNIEDAQKMQRVGVYDRVDKIGEGTYGVVYKAKDIRTQNYVALKRIRLDNETEGIPSTAMREISLLKDLKHHSIVELFDVVIIDASIYMVFEYLDMDLKKMLDRHKSSFTPMLVKSYMHQMLDAIAYCHLNRILHRDLKPQNLLIDREGHIKLADFGLARAVNFPIRVYTHEVVTLWYRAPEILLGTKFYCVGVDTWSLGCIFAEMILKRPLFPGDSEIDQLFKIFRQMGTPDETKWPGVSHLSDYKESFPYWEPQPLPNEMQHDLDAHTLFCELMHYDPTKRLSPKSAMSHSYFDNVSLVPPEL, from the exons ATGCTGCTGAAATACAACATAGAGGACGCTCAAAAGATGCAGAGGGTAGGTGTATACGATCGAGTGGATAAAATCGGGGAAGGTACCTATGGTGTGGTGTACAAGGCGAAAGACATTCGGACCCAAAACTATGTAGCACTCAAACGAATTCGGCTTGATAA CGAAACGGAAGGTATACCGTCAACGGCAATGCGTGAAATTTCTTTGCTGAAAGATCTGAAGCATCATTCAATAGTGGAGCTTTTCGACGTAGTCATAATAGATGCGAGCATTTACATGGTATTTGAATATTTGGACATGGATCTAAAGAAAATGCTAGATCGTCACAAAAGTAGTTTCACGCCGATGCTTGTAAAGAGTTACATGCACCAAATGCTGGATGCCATCGCGTACTGTCATTTGAACCGTATCCTCCACCGGGATCTTAAACCTCAAAATCTGCTAATCGACCGGGAGGGACACATCAAACTGGCTGATTTTGGATTGGCACGAGCGGTAAACTTTCCTATTAGAGTGTATACACACGAGGTGGTTACGCTTTGGTACCGTGCGCCAGAGATACTGCTGGGAACCAAATTTTACTGCGTTGGCGTTGACACCTGGAGTTTGGGATGTATCTTTGCCGAGATGATTCTTAAACGGCCGCTCTTCCCGGGAGACAGCGAGATTGATCAACTATTTAAGATATTTCGACAAATGGGTACGCCTGACGAAACGAAATGGCCCGGCGTTTCGCATTTATCGGATTACAAAGAATCCTTCCCTTACTGGGAACCGCAACCACTTCCAAATGAGATGCAGCACGACCTCGATGCACATACTTTATTTTGTGAACTTATGCATTACGATCCAACAAAACGACTTTCTccaaaaagcgcaatgagccACTCTTATTTCGATAATGTAAGCCTGGTACCACCAGAGCTTTAG